The Streptomyces sp. Alt3 genome has a segment encoding these proteins:
- a CDS encoding PucR family transcriptional regulator, with protein MPRLIQPLDTGDPLGPLPQEFAAIMRPELPSLIKEIGVEVTRAYPEYARLLGGPNGQAIRVGVEQSLAAFVDLVAEPTSATPLRDDICRRFGRFEAYEGRTMETLQGAYRLGARVALRRAKKVGRRYNFSPSLMLSFADALFAYVDELEALSREGFLEVQSRSGEQSETMRRQLLHLVLAGRPVPRSAIAELCEQTGWTLPEQVTLVAVRAPAGLDRISADHDVLIDPGDPQPHLLIPGPVDEARREMLDRTIPGGGAAIGLTVPTARASDSIRWARRVLELVDTGVIEDAPFIRCEDHLITLWLLSDPALLDQLATRELAPVSAISTTRRERLIETLRIWLDTRGTAAQMGELLDVHPQTVRYRMRSLEAIFGAQLTDPESRFSTEAVLRAMQLRARSGKTLN; from the coding sequence ATGCCGAGACTCATCCAGCCGCTGGACACCGGCGATCCACTGGGGCCCCTCCCCCAGGAGTTCGCCGCGATCATGCGCCCCGAACTGCCTTCCCTGATAAAGGAGATAGGCGTCGAGGTCACCAGGGCGTATCCGGAGTACGCCCGTCTGCTCGGCGGGCCCAACGGCCAGGCGATCCGCGTGGGCGTGGAGCAGAGCCTGGCCGCGTTCGTCGACCTGGTGGCGGAGCCCACCTCCGCCACGCCACTGCGTGACGACATATGCCGGCGGTTCGGACGCTTCGAGGCCTACGAGGGCCGCACGATGGAGACGCTCCAGGGCGCCTACCGGCTCGGCGCCCGGGTCGCACTGCGCCGCGCCAAGAAGGTCGGCCGGCGGTACAACTTCTCGCCCTCCCTGATGCTGAGCTTCGCCGACGCGCTGTTCGCGTACGTCGACGAGCTCGAAGCCCTCTCCCGTGAGGGCTTCCTGGAGGTGCAGTCACGGTCCGGAGAGCAGAGCGAGACCATGCGCCGGCAGTTGCTGCACCTGGTCCTGGCGGGCCGCCCCGTCCCGCGCAGCGCCATCGCCGAACTCTGCGAGCAGACCGGCTGGACGCTGCCCGAACAGGTGACACTCGTCGCCGTACGCGCCCCGGCCGGTCTCGACAGGATCAGCGCGGACCACGACGTCCTGATCGATCCCGGCGACCCGCAGCCGCACCTGCTCATTCCAGGGCCGGTGGACGAGGCACGCCGGGAGATGCTGGACCGGACGATCCCCGGTGGTGGCGCGGCGATCGGGCTGACCGTGCCGACCGCCCGCGCCTCCGACTCCATCCGCTGGGCGCGCCGCGTTCTCGAACTGGTCGACACCGGGGTGATCGAGGACGCGCCCTTCATCCGTTGCGAGGACCACCTCATCACCCTGTGGCTCCTCTCGGATCCCGCCCTGCTCGACCAGCTCGCCACGCGTGAACTCGCCCCCGTCTCCGCCATCAGCACCACACGCCGGGAGCGGCTGATCGAGACCCTGCGGATCTGGCTCGACACCCGGGGCACCGCCGCGCAGATGGGCGAGCTCCTGGACGTGCACCCGCAGACGGTGCGCTACCGGATGCGCAGTCTGGAGGCCATCTTCGGTGCCCAGCTGACAGATCCCGAGAGCCGCTTCTCCACCGAAGCCGTGCTGCGTGCGATGCAGTTACGGGCCCGAAGCGGCAAAACCCTCAACTGA
- a CDS encoding acyl-CoA dehydrogenase family protein: MSYFSLALTEEQQDLRHWVHGFAAQVVRPAAAEWDAREETPWPVIQEAARIGLYGFESLADMYGDPSGLSLQIANEELFWGDAGIGMALFGTSLAVAGIFASGTPDQLAEWVPQCYGDEDDPKVAAFCVSEPQAGSDVSAMATRARYDEARDEWVLSGQKAWITNGGIAEIHVVVASVDAALGARGQAAFIVPPGTKGLAAGRTIKKLGLRASHTADVFLDDVRVPGHCLLGGKEKLDRRLARAREGGTAKGQAATATFEVSRPTVGAQALGIARAAYEYALEYAGEREAFGRPIIENQSIAFALADIRTEIEAVRLLIWQAAWMARNDRTFDAGQGSMSKLRAGELAVAATEKAVQILGGAGYSREHPVERMYRDAKIYTIFEGTSEIQRLVISRAISGRHIR; encoded by the coding sequence ATGAGCTACTTCTCCCTCGCCCTGACCGAGGAACAGCAGGACCTGCGCCACTGGGTGCACGGCTTCGCCGCCCAGGTGGTGCGCCCCGCGGCGGCCGAGTGGGACGCCCGGGAGGAGACCCCGTGGCCGGTGATCCAGGAGGCGGCGAGGATCGGCCTGTACGGATTCGAGTCGCTCGCCGACATGTACGGCGACCCGAGCGGGCTTTCCCTCCAGATAGCCAACGAGGAGCTCTTCTGGGGTGATGCCGGGATCGGCATGGCCCTGTTCGGCACCTCGCTCGCGGTTGCCGGGATCTTCGCCTCCGGCACCCCGGACCAGCTCGCCGAGTGGGTCCCGCAGTGCTACGGCGACGAGGACGACCCGAAGGTGGCCGCCTTCTGCGTCTCCGAGCCGCAGGCCGGCTCCGACGTCTCGGCGATGGCCACCAGGGCCCGCTACGACGAGGCCAGGGACGAGTGGGTGCTCTCCGGTCAGAAGGCGTGGATCACGAACGGCGGGATCGCCGAGATCCATGTGGTGGTCGCCTCGGTCGACGCCGCGCTCGGAGCCCGCGGGCAGGCCGCGTTCATCGTGCCGCCCGGGACGAAGGGCCTGGCGGCGGGCCGCACCATCAAGAAGCTCGGCCTGCGCGCCTCACACACCGCGGACGTCTTCCTCGACGACGTACGCGTCCCGGGGCACTGTCTGCTGGGTGGGAAGGAGAAGCTGGACAGGCGGCTGGCCCGCGCCCGGGAGGGCGGCACCGCCAAGGGGCAGGCCGCCACGGCGACCTTCGAGGTGAGCCGCCCCACCGTGGGCGCACAGGCCCTGGGCATCGCCCGGGCGGCGTACGAGTACGCGCTGGAGTACGCCGGGGAGCGCGAGGCCTTCGGCAGGCCCATCATCGAGAACCAGTCGATCGCGTTCGCCCTCGCCGACATCCGCACGGAGATCGAGGCCGTACGCCTGTTGATCTGGCAGGCCGCCTGGATGGCCCGCAACGACCGGACCTTCGACGCCGGCCAGGGCTCCATGTCCAAACTCCGCGCGGGTGAACTGGCCGTCGCGGCAACGGAGAAGGCCGTCCAGATCCTCGGCGGCGCGGGCTACAGCCGTGAGCACCCGGTGGAGCGGATGTACCGGGACGCCAAGATCTACACGATTTTCGAGGGCACGAGCGAGATCCAGCGTCTGGTCATCTCCCGGGCCATCTCGGGGCGTCACATCCGCTGA
- a CDS encoding cytochrome P450, with translation MSQASSPPDILSPAFAADPYGAYRTMRESAPLIHHEPTGSYLVSRYEDVERVFKDRAQEFTTENYDWQLEPVHGRTILQLSGREHAVRRALVAPAFRGADLQEKFLPVIERNARELIDAFRNTGETDLVEAFATRFPVLVIADMLGLDREDHQRFHGWYTNVIAFLGNLAGDPAVTAAGERTRQEFAEYMIPVIQRRREEPGDDLLSALCAAEVDGVRMSDEDIKAFCSLLLAAGGETTDKAIASVFANLLAHPEQLAAVQRDRSLVDRAFAETLRYTPPVHMIMRQTAGEVELSGGTVPAGATVTCLIGSANRDEARYADPDTFDLFRDDLTSTTAFSAAADHLAFALGRHFCVGALLARAEVETGVNQLLDAMPDLRLADGFQPVEKGVFTRGPAALPVRFTPAGA, from the coding sequence GTGTCCCAGGCTTCGTCACCGCCCGACATTCTCTCGCCCGCCTTCGCCGCCGATCCCTACGGGGCCTACCGGACGATGCGCGAGAGCGCCCCCCTCATCCACCACGAGCCCACGGGCAGCTACCTCGTCTCCCGGTACGAGGACGTCGAGCGCGTCTTCAAGGACCGGGCCCAGGAGTTCACCACCGAGAACTACGACTGGCAGCTGGAGCCCGTCCACGGCCGGACGATCCTCCAGCTCAGCGGCAGGGAACACGCGGTGCGCCGGGCCCTGGTCGCCCCGGCCTTCCGCGGCGCGGACCTCCAGGAGAAGTTCCTTCCCGTCATCGAGCGGAACGCCCGTGAGCTCATCGACGCCTTCCGGAACACCGGGGAGACCGACCTCGTCGAGGCGTTCGCGACACGCTTCCCCGTCCTGGTCATCGCCGACATGCTGGGCCTGGACAGGGAGGACCACCAGCGCTTCCACGGCTGGTACACCAATGTCATCGCCTTCCTCGGCAACCTGGCGGGCGACCCCGCGGTCACGGCCGCGGGGGAGCGCACCCGGCAGGAGTTCGCCGAGTACATGATCCCGGTGATCCAGCGGCGCAGGGAGGAGCCCGGGGACGACCTGCTCTCCGCGCTCTGTGCCGCCGAGGTCGACGGCGTACGGATGAGCGACGAGGACATCAAGGCGTTCTGCAGCCTGCTGCTCGCGGCCGGTGGGGAGACGACCGACAAGGCCATCGCCTCGGTCTTCGCCAACCTGCTGGCCCACCCCGAGCAGCTCGCCGCCGTGCAGCGGGACCGCTCACTCGTCGACCGCGCCTTCGCCGAGACGCTGCGCTACACCCCGCCGGTCCACATGATCATGCGCCAGACGGCGGGCGAGGTGGAGCTCTCCGGTGGCACCGTGCCGGCCGGTGCCACCGTCACCTGCCTCATCGGCTCGGCCAACCGGGACGAGGCCCGCTACGCCGACCCGGACACCTTCGACCTGTTCCGCGACGACCTGACCAGCACGACGGCGTTCTCGGCTGCGGCCGACCACCTGGCGTTCGCGCTGGGCCGGCACTTCTGCGTGGGCGCGCTGCTGGCCCGGGCCGAGGTCGAGACCGGGGTGAACCAACTGCTCGACGCCATGCCGGACCTGCGTCTCGCCGACGGCTTCCAGCCGGTCGAGAAGGGCGTCTTCACCCGCGGTCCGGCGGCGCTCCCGGTGCGGTTCACCCCGGCAGGGGCCTGA
- a CDS encoding MDR family MFS transporter: protein MTTASETSSAAQSAAAPPVLDPRRRNIVFATIVLGILLAALDQTIVGTALPTIVSDLGGAEHMSWVVTAYLLAETVATVLVGKFGDLFGRKLIFQISAVIFITGSFLCGLASNMLLLIIWRGLQGIGAGGLMVTSMALIADVIPLRDRGKYQGAIGAVFGVATVVGPLLGGLFTDHLTWRWAFYVNVPIAIVVVIAAARNIPSVRAAGRPVIDYLGIGLVAVGASALILGTSWGGNEYAWGSPVIIGLFVGGLIALALFCLVETRAKEPMLPMRLFRNPVFAVCSILSFIVGFAMLGAMIYLPTYLQYVDGDSATLSGVRTLPLVIGLLAASIFSGNVVSRTGHYRFFPVIGSLVMAAGLYLLSRMGPGSGVWLESLYMLVLGIGIGLSMQVLTIAVQNTVDYSDLGTATSGVTFFRTLGSSFGTAVFGTIYANALRPNLTQGVEQAARAGGDPASLARVAESPQAVHALPPEQTAPLAQAYADTLHTVFLWTVPVALLGFVVSLFLKQVKLRDSARAGSTDMGEGFAQPRTGDAANVLESAVARIMHRTGPDTARRIVAESDTRLDVAGAWAVMQVDLFTRMVGHAGLRLIAARHRIPPEVLVPVFDRMIEEGYLTGDGRLFTHTAAGSREAATISAAWGRWLNERLAEDGARPDDRQLRAAVDVIAKRLLAEDLEQQLAPSTERTAASV from the coding sequence GTGACCACTGCCAGCGAGACCTCATCCGCCGCGCAGAGTGCCGCAGCGCCACCCGTCCTCGACCCCAGGCGCCGGAACATCGTCTTCGCCACGATCGTGCTGGGGATCCTGCTCGCCGCGCTGGACCAGACGATCGTGGGGACGGCGCTCCCCACGATCGTCTCGGACCTCGGCGGCGCGGAGCACATGTCCTGGGTGGTGACGGCCTATCTGCTGGCCGAGACCGTGGCGACGGTGCTGGTCGGGAAGTTCGGCGACCTCTTCGGCCGGAAGCTCATCTTCCAGATCTCGGCCGTCATCTTCATCACCGGCTCGTTCCTGTGCGGGCTCGCCTCGAACATGCTGCTGCTGATCATCTGGCGGGGTCTCCAGGGCATCGGCGCGGGCGGACTCATGGTCACCTCCATGGCGCTGATCGCCGATGTCATCCCGCTGCGGGACCGGGGCAAGTACCAGGGGGCCATCGGTGCGGTGTTCGGTGTGGCCACGGTCGTCGGTCCCCTGCTGGGCGGACTGTTCACCGATCATCTGACCTGGCGATGGGCGTTCTACGTGAACGTGCCGATCGCGATCGTGGTGGTCATCGCCGCCGCCCGCAACATCCCTTCCGTGCGCGCGGCCGGACGCCCGGTCATCGACTACCTGGGCATCGGGCTGGTCGCCGTCGGGGCCAGCGCGCTGATCCTCGGCACGAGCTGGGGCGGCAACGAGTACGCCTGGGGCTCCCCGGTCATCATCGGCCTGTTCGTCGGGGGCCTGATCGCACTGGCGCTCTTCTGCCTCGTGGAGACACGGGCGAAGGAGCCGATGCTGCCGATGCGGCTGTTCCGCAACCCGGTCTTCGCGGTCTGCTCCATCCTGAGCTTCATCGTGGGCTTCGCCATGCTCGGCGCGATGATCTACCTGCCGACGTATCTGCAGTACGTCGACGGGGACTCCGCCACCCTCTCCGGGGTGCGGACCCTTCCGCTGGTGATCGGCCTGCTGGCCGCCTCGATCTTCAGCGGCAACGTGGTCAGCAGGACGGGCCACTACCGCTTCTTCCCGGTGATCGGTTCGCTCGTGATGGCGGCCGGCCTCTACCTCCTGTCCAGGATGGGCCCGGGCAGCGGGGTGTGGCTGGAGTCGCTGTACATGCTGGTGCTGGGCATCGGGATCGGGCTGTCGATGCAGGTACTGACCATCGCCGTGCAGAACACGGTCGACTACTCGGACCTCGGCACCGCGACCTCCGGCGTGACGTTCTTCCGTACGCTCGGCAGCTCGTTCGGCACGGCGGTGTTCGGCACGATCTACGCCAACGCGCTGCGGCCGAATCTGACCCAGGGTGTCGAGCAGGCGGCGCGGGCGGGCGGCGATCCGGCGTCCCTGGCGCGGGTCGCGGAGAGCCCGCAGGCCGTGCACGCCCTGCCGCCCGAACAGACCGCGCCCCTCGCCCAGGCCTACGCGGACACCCTCCACACGGTCTTCCTCTGGACGGTGCCGGTGGCCCTGCTGGGGTTCGTGGTCTCGCTCTTCCTGAAGCAGGTGAAGCTGCGCGACAGCGCGCGGGCGGGCTCGACCGACATGGGCGAGGGCTTCGCCCAGCCGAGGACCGGTGACGCGGCGAACGTGCTCGAATCCGCAGTGGCCCGGATCATGCACCGGACCGGCCCCGACACGGCACGCCGGATCGTGGCGGAGTCCGACACCCGGCTCGACGTCGCGGGGGCCTGGGCCGTGATGCAGGTCGATCTCTTCACCCGGATGGTGGGCCACGCCGGGCTCCGGCTGATCGCCGCCCGGCACCGGATCCCGCCGGAGGTGCTGGTGCCCGTCTTCGACCGGATGATCGAGGAGGGCTACCTCACCGGGGACGGCCGGCTCTTCACCCATACGGCGGCAGGCAGTCGTGAGGCCGCGACGATCTCGGCGGCCTGGGGCCGCTGGCTCAACGAACGGCTCGCCGAGGACGGCGCCCGGCCGGACGACCGGCAGCTGCGGGCGGCGGTCGACGTGATCGCCAAGCGACTGCTCGCGGAGGACCTGGAGCAGCAGCTGGCCCCGTCGACGGAGCGGACGGCCGCCTCTGTGTGA
- a CDS encoding GNAT family N-acetyltransferase — translation MDSESATEPDAGRTHCWSGRGIAFTPLEITDAPLVHRWRSDPVAAHETGVWPGSLYELTERIERHLDDSSRDDFLVLLPDGTPAGLIALHDQQLAEGTAEAYLLLDREHRGRGLGVAALDALTDLAFGELPMHRVEALTHTDNAPALSVLAAAGFAPEGVRRASCLHRGRRYDNAVLSLLRPEWEALDRPRSWEL, via the coding sequence ATGGACAGCGAGAGCGCGACGGAGCCGGACGCCGGACGGACACACTGCTGGAGCGGTCGCGGTATCGCCTTCACGCCCCTGGAGATCACGGACGCGCCGCTGGTGCACCGCTGGCGCTCCGATCCGGTGGCGGCGCACGAGACCGGCGTCTGGCCCGGCTCGCTGTACGAGCTGACCGAGCGCATCGAACGCCACCTCGACGACAGCTCCCGCGACGACTTCCTCGTCCTGCTGCCCGACGGCACACCGGCCGGCCTCATCGCCCTGCACGACCAGCAGCTGGCCGAAGGCACCGCGGAGGCCTATCTGCTCCTCGACCGGGAACACCGGGGGCGCGGCCTCGGCGTCGCCGCCCTCGACGCCCTCACCGACCTGGCCTTCGGCGAACTGCCGATGCACCGGGTCGAGGCCCTCACCCACACCGACAACGCCCCGGCCCTCTCGGTCCTCGCCGCCGCCGGTTTCGCCCCGGAGGGGGTGCGCCGCGCGTCCTGCCTCCACCGGGGCCGCCGCTACGACAACGCCGTGCTGTCCCTCCTCCGCCCGGAGTGGGAGGCCCTGGACCGCCCCCGCTCCTGGGAGCTCTGA
- a CDS encoding YchJ family protein, with amino-acid sequence MSRRTSRPTGSGAPSTRTAGANPGRTAPDSPCPCGLPATYADCCGRYHSGGAAAPTCEALMRSRYAAFVVQDAAYLLRTWHPDTRPPAVDFDPAMRWTGLEILETTDGSAFHTTGTVTFRARYTDGGRPDALHEKSRFVRHEGAWVYAAAVFVD; translated from the coding sequence ATGTCACGACGCACCTCCCGCCCGACCGGATCCGGCGCCCCCTCCACCAGGACCGCCGGCGCGAACCCCGGACGGACGGCCCCGGATTCCCCCTGCCCGTGCGGCCTGCCCGCCACGTACGCCGACTGCTGCGGCAGGTACCACTCCGGGGGCGCGGCCGCACCCACCTGCGAGGCACTGATGCGCTCGCGGTACGCCGCCTTCGTGGTCCAGGACGCCGCCTACCTGCTGCGCACCTGGCACCCTGACACCCGCCCGCCGGCGGTCGACTTCGACCCGGCCATGCGCTGGACGGGCCTGGAGATCCTGGAGACGACCGACGGCAGTGCCTTCCACACCACCGGAACGGTCACCTTCCGGGCCCGCTACACCGACGGCGGACGCCCCGACGCCCTCCACGAGAAGAGCCGCTTCGTGCGCCACGAGGGCGCCTGGGTCTACGCGGCAGCGGTCTTCGTCGACTGA
- a CDS encoding SAM-dependent methyltransferase, with protein MTAQESQAVEIDTSKPHPARMYDWFLGGKDNYPVDEQMAQQLLALDSRGRDMARVNRAFMHRATRWLAENGVRQFLDIGSGIPTEPNLHQIAQRTAPDARVVYCDNDPIVLAHAAALLRSTPEGATEYIQADARRPEAILEAAGKVLDFDRPIALSLLALLHFVDDEDGAADLVDRLVEQLPSGSYLVLSHTTGDFDPEGAAQARAMYKARGMTLRPRSRAELTAFFHGLALVEPGVSLSAEWRPELGEVIDVPGHEPIPGYAGVARKR; from the coding sequence ATGACCGCGCAGGAATCCCAGGCCGTCGAGATCGACACGAGCAAGCCGCATCCGGCACGGATGTACGACTGGTTCCTCGGTGGCAAGGACAACTACCCGGTCGACGAACAGATGGCCCAGCAGCTGCTCGCCCTGGACTCCCGGGGACGTGACATGGCACGGGTCAACCGCGCCTTCATGCACCGGGCGACCCGCTGGCTCGCCGAGAACGGTGTGCGCCAGTTCCTCGACATCGGATCGGGCATACCCACCGAGCCGAATCTCCACCAGATCGCCCAGCGGACCGCTCCGGACGCACGCGTCGTCTACTGCGACAACGACCCGATCGTGCTGGCGCACGCGGCGGCCCTGCTGCGCTCCACCCCCGAGGGCGCCACCGAGTACATCCAGGCCGACGCCCGCCGGCCCGAAGCGATCCTGGAGGCGGCGGGCAAGGTCCTCGACTTCGACCGTCCGATCGCGCTCTCCCTCCTCGCCCTGCTCCACTTCGTGGACGACGAGGACGGCGCCGCCGATCTCGTCGACCGGCTCGTGGAGCAGCTGCCGTCCGGCAGCTATCTGGTGCTCTCGCACACGACGGGGGACTTCGACCCCGAGGGCGCGGCCCAGGCCAGGGCCATGTACAAGGCGCGAGGAATGACCCTGCGGCCCCGCTCGCGCGCCGAGCTCACCGCCTTCTTCCACGGCCTCGCGCTCGTCGAACCGGGCGTCTCGCTCTCCGCGGAGTGGCGTCCGGAGCTCGGCGAGGTCATCGACGTCCCCGGCCACGAGCCGATCCCCGGTTACGCGGGCGTCGCCCGCAAGCGCTGA
- a CDS encoding DUF397 domain-containing protein encodes MNHIYNGMPAADLGTEGWYKPWSGGNGGNCIEAMKLADGRVAVRQSADPDGPALIYSNGEIAAFIQGAKSGQADFLLT; translated from the coding sequence ATGAACCACATATACAACGGCATGCCGGCCGCCGACCTCGGCACCGAAGGCTGGTACAAGCCGTGGAGCGGTGGTAACGGCGGCAATTGCATCGAGGCCATGAAGCTGGCCGACGGCAGGGTGGCGGTCCGTCAGTCCGCGGACCCGGACGGCCCCGCGCTCATCTACTCCAACGGCGAGATCGCCGCCTTCATCCAGGGCGCCAAGTCCGGTCAGGCGGATTTCCTCCTCACCTGA
- a CDS encoding helix-turn-helix domain-containing protein, which yields MSEPRSAPTVGQVVLGKRLQDLRERVGLSRDQAAKVLRVAPGTIRRMETAEVGLKIPYVQLLLKAYGIADEETDAFVELAEEANKPGWWQRFHDVLPDWFSMYVSLEGAASLLRTYEPHFVPGLLQTEDYARSVLRTGAVGQTRPADIERHVALRMERQSLLTKAEAPKLWVVMDETVLRRPVGSPEAMRAQVDRLLEATDLPNVTLQIAEFATGHHPGTYGPFVLFRFAVPELPDMVYSEYLTGAVYFDARPEVASYLEVMDRMAAQAATAQRTKEILRDFRKEL from the coding sequence GTGAGCGAACCGCGGTCCGCCCCGACCGTGGGTCAGGTCGTTCTCGGCAAGCGCCTGCAGGATCTGCGGGAGCGCGTCGGCCTGAGCCGTGACCAGGCGGCGAAGGTGCTCCGTGTCGCCCCCGGGACCATACGCAGGATGGAGACCGCCGAGGTCGGGCTGAAGATCCCGTACGTCCAACTCCTCCTCAAGGCCTACGGGATCGCCGACGAAGAGACGGACGCCTTCGTCGAACTCGCCGAAGAGGCCAACAAGCCGGGCTGGTGGCAGCGCTTCCACGACGTGCTGCCCGACTGGTTCAGCATGTACGTCAGCCTGGAAGGTGCCGCGAGCCTCCTGCGCACCTACGAACCGCACTTCGTCCCCGGTCTGCTGCAGACCGAGGACTACGCCCGCTCCGTCCTGCGTACCGGCGCCGTCGGCCAGACCAGACCCGCGGACATCGAGCGCCACGTGGCGCTGCGGATGGAGCGGCAGTCCCTGCTCACCAAGGCCGAGGCGCCGAAGCTGTGGGTGGTGATGGACGAGACCGTCCTGCGCCGTCCCGTCGGCAGCCCCGAGGCGATGCGGGCGCAGGTCGACCGCCTGCTGGAAGCGACGGACCTGCCCAACGTGACCCTCCAGATCGCGGAGTTCGCGACCGGTCACCACCCGGGCACGTACGGCCCGTTCGTCCTCTTCCGCTTCGCCGTCCCGGAACTCCCGGACATGGTCTACAGCGAGTACCTGACCGGCGCCGTCTACTTCGACGCGCGCCCGGAGGTGGCTTCCTACCTCGAGGTCATGGACCGCATGGCGGCTCAGGCCGCGACTGCACAACGCACGAAGGAAATCCTCAGGGACTTCCGCAAGGAGCTGTGA
- a CDS encoding ATP-binding protein, protein MAPGSALIPRLMDLSPGTEALRYCFALPARPESVAGARRLTRARLADWRLTGDTHDAAVLIVSELFTNAVVHTASARVVCELRCDAARLRVSVQDQGHEPGGPRLSLTSDGEHGRGLLLVDSMSAAWGSHDAGNHSGRIVWAELPYGPERSC, encoded by the coding sequence GTGGCACCTGGCAGTGCGCTCATCCCCCGGCTCATGGACCTCAGCCCCGGGACGGAAGCGCTCCGTTACTGCTTCGCACTGCCCGCGCGCCCCGAGTCCGTGGCCGGTGCCAGGCGGCTCACGCGGGCCCGGCTGGCGGACTGGCGGCTGACCGGGGACACCCATGACGCGGCGGTGCTGATCGTCTCCGAACTGTTCACGAACGCGGTGGTGCACACCGCGAGCGCCCGGGTCGTCTGCGAGCTCCGCTGCGACGCCGCCCGTCTGCGCGTCTCCGTGCAGGACCAGGGGCACGAGCCCGGCGGCCCGCGGCTCTCCCTCACCTCCGACGGGGAGCACGGGCGCGGCCTGCTGCTCGTCGACTCCATGAGCGCCGCCTGGGGGTCCCACGACGCGGGGAACCACTCCGGACGCATCGTGTGGGCGGAGCTGCCGTACGGTCCGGAGCGGTCATGCTGA
- a CDS encoding 6-phospho-beta-glucosidase — MKLTILGGGGFRVPLVYRALLDDHAEGRVSRVTLYDTDGDRLTAVARVLAEQAAGIDDAPPVLATGDLDEALRGADFVFSAIRVGGLEGRAADERVALDEGVLGQETVGAGGIAYGLRTVPVATDLARRIARLAPDAWVINFTNPAGLVTEAMARHLGDRVIGICDSPVGLGRRIARVLDVDPDRAWIDYVGLNHLGWVRGLHVDGRDQLPRLLADPALLGSFEEGRLFGADWLRSLGAVPNEYLHYYYFNREAVRAYQDAEQTRGAFLRDQQEGFYARMKDPAAPPLATWDRTRAEREATYMSENRDVAGAGEREESDLESGGYEQVALALMRAVARDERTSLILDVRNRGTLTVLDEDAVIEVPCLVDANGAHPVAVDPLPYHAVGLVTAVKAVERAVLEAAESGSRAAAVRAFALHPLVDSVNVARRLVEGYTGAHPGLAYLDRP; from the coding sequence GTGAAGCTGACAATTCTTGGTGGCGGCGGATTCCGGGTCCCCCTGGTGTACAGGGCACTCCTCGATGATCACGCCGAAGGCCGCGTCTCGCGGGTGACCCTGTACGACACGGACGGCGACCGGCTCACCGCAGTCGCACGGGTCCTGGCCGAACAGGCCGCCGGCATCGACGACGCGCCCCCGGTCCTCGCCACCGGTGATCTCGACGAGGCCCTGCGGGGTGCTGACTTCGTCTTCTCCGCGATCAGGGTGGGCGGTCTCGAAGGGCGGGCGGCCGACGAGCGTGTCGCCCTCGACGAGGGGGTGCTGGGACAGGAGACGGTCGGGGCGGGCGGTATCGCCTACGGACTGCGCACCGTCCCCGTCGCGACCGACCTCGCACGGCGCATCGCCCGGCTCGCACCCGACGCGTGGGTCATCAACTTCACCAACCCGGCCGGCCTGGTCACCGAGGCGATGGCCCGGCACCTCGGCGACCGGGTCATCGGCATCTGCGACTCACCGGTGGGACTCGGCCGGCGTATCGCCCGCGTCCTGGACGTGGACCCCGACCGGGCGTGGATCGACTACGTCGGGCTCAACCACCTGGGCTGGGTCCGCGGGCTCCATGTCGACGGGCGTGACCAACTCCCGCGCCTGCTCGCCGATCCCGCCCTGCTCGGCTCCTTCGAGGAGGGCCGGCTGTTCGGCGCGGACTGGCTGCGCTCACTGGGCGCCGTCCCCAACGAATACCTGCACTACTACTACTTCAACCGGGAAGCGGTCCGTGCCTACCAGGACGCCGAACAGACCCGAGGCGCCTTCCTGCGCGACCAGCAGGAGGGCTTCTACGCCCGGATGAAGGACCCGGCCGCCCCGCCGCTGGCCACCTGGGACCGTACGCGTGCCGAACGTGAGGCCACGTACATGTCGGAGAACCGGGACGTGGCGGGGGCCGGTGAGCGTGAGGAGAGCGACCTCGAGTCCGGGGGGTACGAGCAGGTCGCCCTGGCGCTGATGCGGGCCGTCGCCCGGGACGAACGCACCTCGCTGATCCTCGACGTCCGCAACCGGGGCACCCTCACGGTCCTCGACGAGGACGCCGTCATCGAGGTTCCGTGTCTCGTCGACGCCAACGGGGCGCATCCCGTCGCCGTCGACCCGCTCCCGTACCACGCGGTCGGGCTGGTCACCGCGGTCAAGGCGGTGGAGCGTGCGGTGCTCGAAGCGGCGGAGAGCGGCTCGCGGGCGGCGGCCGTACGCGCCTTCGCCCTGCACCCGCTGGTCGACTCCGTCAACGTGGCCCGCAGGCTCGTCGAGGGGTACACCGGGGCGCACCCGGGGCTCGCGTATCTCGACCGCCCCTGA